A genomic stretch from Ictalurus punctatus breed USDA103 chromosome 2, Coco_2.0, whole genome shotgun sequence includes:
- the clec19a gene encoding C-type lectin domain family 19 member A isoform X2 has translation MLWCGLCLALWLSSAPLWALPSTSMKITQALPLQLPDSSQPAVCPLFWTEFDGYCYRFFPLNRTWAEADLYCAEFSNGHRSGKLASVHSWEENVFVYDLVNSRVPGIPTDIWIGLHDRRQEGTMEWTDGSPYEYSYWDGNQPDDGIHRISEEEDCVEIWYRQNSALRSWNDNSCDKAFPFVCKIPMLEH, from the exons ATGCTCTGGTGTGGATTGTGCTTGGCCCTGTGGCTCAGCAGCGCGCCGCTCTGGGCTCTTCCTTCCACCAGCATGAAGATCACTCAGG CTCTGCCCTTGCAACTTCCTGACTCGAGTCAGCCTGCCGTCTGTCCGCTCTTTTGGACCGAGTTTGACGGCTACTGCTACCGTTTCTTTCCCCTGAACCGCACGTGGGCCGAGGCCGACCTGTACTGCGCAGAATTCTCCAACGGTCACCGGTCAGGAAAACTCGCCTCCGTACACAG ttggGAGGAGAACGTGTTCGTGTACGATCTGGTGAACAGTCGCGTGCCGGGAATACCGACGGATATCTGGATCGGCCTACACGACCGGAGACAG GAGGGAACCATGGAGTGGACGGACGGATCACCGTATGAGTACAGCTACTGGGACGGAAACCAGCCGGACGACGGAATCCACCGGATCTCTGAGGAGGAGGACTGTGTGGAGATCTGGTACAGACAGAACAGCG cGCTCAGGTCCTGGAATGACAACAGCTGTGACAAAGCTTTTCCTTTTGTGTGTAAAATCCCCATGCTGGAGCACTAA
- the clec19a gene encoding C-type lectin domain family 19 member A isoform X1: MLWCGLCLALWLSSAPLWALPSTSMKITQALPLQLPDSSQPAVCPLFWTEFDGYCYRFFPLNRTWAEADLYCAEFSNGHRSGKLASVHSWEENVFVYDLVNSRVPGIPTDIWIGLHDRRQEGTMEWTDGSPYEYSYWDGNQPDDGIHRISEEEDCVEIWYRQNSGPGMTTAVTKLFLLCVKSPCWSTNVLH; the protein is encoded by the exons ATGCTCTGGTGTGGATTGTGCTTGGCCCTGTGGCTCAGCAGCGCGCCGCTCTGGGCTCTTCCTTCCACCAGCATGAAGATCACTCAGG CTCTGCCCTTGCAACTTCCTGACTCGAGTCAGCCTGCCGTCTGTCCGCTCTTTTGGACCGAGTTTGACGGCTACTGCTACCGTTTCTTTCCCCTGAACCGCACGTGGGCCGAGGCCGACCTGTACTGCGCAGAATTCTCCAACGGTCACCGGTCAGGAAAACTCGCCTCCGTACACAG ttggGAGGAGAACGTGTTCGTGTACGATCTGGTGAACAGTCGCGTGCCGGGAATACCGACGGATATCTGGATCGGCCTACACGACCGGAGACAG GAGGGAACCATGGAGTGGACGGACGGATCACCGTATGAGTACAGCTACTGGGACGGAAACCAGCCGGACGACGGAATCCACCGGATCTCTGAGGAGGAGGACTGTGTGGAGATCTGGTACAGACAGAACAGCG GTCCTGGAATGACAACAGCTGTGACAAAGCTTTTCCTTTTGTGTGTAAAATCCCCATGCTGGAGCACTAACGTCCTGCACTGA